In Nitrosococcus oceani ATCC 19707, the following proteins share a genomic window:
- a CDS encoding DJ-1 family glyoxalase III, producing the protein MVKVLIPLAQGCEELEAVTLIDLLRRGGIQVVTAGLDEQVVTASRGTRLLPDTSLDKVFQQEFDMVVLPGGQPGADNLNGDRRIRALLKRTAERGKITAAICAAPTVLASTGLLASKRATGYPGFLDKLDLPTTTLEDQAVVVDGCVVTSKGPGTAMDFALTLIELLVGGGTRNEVEETLQRPA; encoded by the coding sequence GTGGTTAAGGTACTTATTCCCTTGGCTCAAGGTTGTGAAGAGCTTGAAGCGGTCACACTCATTGATTTGCTTAGGCGTGGGGGAATACAGGTGGTCACGGCGGGTCTTGATGAACAGGTGGTAACGGCTAGCCGTGGCACCCGCTTGCTCCCTGACACCTCCTTAGATAAAGTATTTCAACAAGAATTTGACATGGTAGTATTACCAGGGGGTCAGCCGGGGGCTGATAATCTCAATGGGGATCGTCGCATTCGCGCTTTATTAAAGCGTACTGCAGAACGCGGAAAGATTACGGCAGCTATCTGCGCTGCCCCTACCGTACTTGCGAGTACGGGACTGCTTGCTAGCAAACGCGCAACGGGTTACCCGGGTTTCCTTGACAAACTTGACCTGCCCACCACCACCTTGGAAGATCAAGCAGTCGTGGTAGACGGTTGCGTCGTTACTTCAAAAGGGCCAGGAACGGCAATGGATTTTGCTCTGACTTTGATTGAACTTCTAGTTGGCGGAGGAACCCGCAACGAAGTTGAGGAAACTTTGCAACGTCCGGCATAA